The genomic interval TTATCGGACATCATAAATTGCATAATCTTATATTTGAGCAAATTagatagtatatatatatatatatatatatatatatagtatataatagaTATCTGGCGGCAGTATGTGAGTTCAGCGGGAAGATGGCATTTGCAATAAAATAGCCTTAATACTTAAACTGGTGACGCTGTAGTGCCTTATTATTgaaaattgaatatctttagggTTTTCGACTGTCGTTCagactaaaaaaaaagctgaatatTTTTTCAGTTGCAGCTGTAGTATTGAAGTTGAACAAAGGGCAGCTTAAGATGATAAAGtgtgtaatgtatgtatgtgtaaagTATCTCAAAAAGTAAAGTTGCTGgtgtcaaataaaaataatcaaacataAAATTGGGGGAAGATGTTCATCCTATGAATGTATATATGAACCTACACTATAACCAGTCTTATTAATCAAATAAAGGTACAGGCatgaaaatattcatattcCACTCCTGGTAGGAAAAGAGAAGTGTGAATTGGACACACTCGTAAACACATGCAGTAAACCAGCTGAGCCTGTTGCAAAGTTGGTTTACTCTGTTGTCATTGCTCCTTTGAAGCTGTGGTCGGCGCAGGCATCGGTGGCACAGCGGCAGCATATTACCTGAGGCAGGAGTTTGGAGCCGGGGTGAAGATCGACGTGTTTGAACCTGGCACTGTTGGCGGGCGACTGGCAACAGTGAAGATCGGAGACTATGACTATGAGACGGGAGGCTCGgtgattcatcctctgaacCTGCACATGAAGCACTTCATTGAAAAATTAGGTAAAAATCAACGTATCTTAAATTAAATGGACTCAAATTGAAACCATAATTAGTATGTAGTTCAGTATATTTTAAACCGGCttatgtttcctgtttgttccaGGTATTCCTCCGAGGAAAGATCTCCCCTCTAAAATGGCAATCTTTGATGGAAAGGAGCTCACGTTTGAAGAGAGCGACTGGTTTATAGTAAATTTCTTTCGCATGCTCTGGCGATACGGGTTCAACTTCCTTCGGATGCAGATGTGGGTGGAGAGTGTTCTGGACAAATTTATGAGGTGAGGAGGAAAAGCAGTTGTCGTTGCTACTAAATTTCATTCTTTTAGCATGAGATTGCTGTCGATTGCTCCGGTTGGTGTCCTAATGATCATGTAAATCCTTTGTATTTCGCAGGATCTACCAGTATCAGCAGTATAGTTACTCATTCTCCAGCGTGGAGAGGCTCCTGCATGCCATGGGCGGCGATAATTTTCTCACCCTGGTGAATCAGACCCTGGAGGAAACGATGATGGGCGAAGGTTTTTCCCAGATCTTCCTCAACGATGTCGTTGCACCCATCACTCGTGTCAACTATGGCCAAAGTGTCCGCATCAATGGCTTTGTGGGTACGTTTTACAATGTAAGAGTTTGGATTGGTTCATCACATGTCTAATAATACGAGGTTTTTGTGGGAGATTTAAAGTATGTCTGGTCTTCTAGGGGCAGTGTCATTAGCAGGAGCAGACTCAGGCCTGTGGGCGGTGGATGGAGGCAATAAGAGAGTGTGCTCAGGACTGTTGTACCACAGCAAAAGTGACCTCATCCCTGCCAGAGTGACCTCCGTTTCAGTCAAGGTTCGACCCTCCAAGACAGGTACTTTTCACATTCCTTCATTCGGTACAGAACTGGTCTTTTTCTGTTACGTGTATGTtcacacaaatgtcaaacatttcatCTCACCTCCCCCTGTCTCTCATTTTCAGGCACCACTGCCAGTTTCTATGAGGTTAATTATGTGGGGGAGTCAGGCTCAGCACACTCTCTGTATGACATAGTGGTGATAGCAACACCACTTCACCAGGGGAAGTCTGACATCACCTTCTCAGGCTTTTCCCCTCCGATCCCGTCTCACTACCCCGGACGTTACCACCAGACTGTCTCCACTCTGGTCCACGGCCTGCTGAACATGTCCTACCTCGGGACCACAGAGCCAGCCTCGGAGTTCACCGTGTCCGACGTCCTCACCACAGACTCGAAGGACTCTGTCATCAACAGCCTGAGCTCTATTGACCCTGTGCACATCCCTCAGGGTTACAAGCGACCGCCTGCCAGCCAGACCAAAGTCTGGAAGGTGTTCTCCCCTCAGCCGCTGTCTcaggagcagctgcagcgcATGTTCCTCTCCTCGGATTCGGTGTCTGAGGCTCGGTGGCTGGCTTATCCCTCTTACCGCCCGCCGCACCGCAGGACCCCTCCCTTCATCCTGCACAACCGGCTGTACTACCTCAACGCTGTGGAGTGGGCGGCTAGTGCCATGGAGATGAGCGCCATCGCTGCAAGGAACGTGGCTCTGCTGGCACACCACCGCTGGCATGGACAGGTCAGCAAGATCGACCAGGAGGACCTGCACACCCGACTAAGAGGGGAACtatgaagagagaggagaaccaCTTGAGATGAGAGACAAAAGCAATGAAATACTATCAATCAAGTACATATAAACCCACACACCTGCTGCATTGTAATAATAACACTCCTGTCAGGGCAAATCCCAACTCTTGTTCAGGTATCTGGGGTGCTCTGACCTCTTAAAACTCAAAGGAcgattccagtttattacaacttggatccttttgtcatcattttggCCATCATTACTATCTtttactcaccaaagtaattgctaaTATCTGTGAACACAGCAATAAACACGAGCAGTCAAACAATCAGACAGGTAAACCCGATTATCCAGACCACTTTATTTGGATATAGTTAAACCAGGAAGTCGTTCTGTAAAGTGACGGATGTTAACCCgagggtttgtttaaaacccgTCTGACTGTTTGACTACTCGTGTTTACTCCTGTCCCCTCTCACTTCTATTTCAGCGACGTCTCTGTTTTCTCAGATCTCAGCCGTTAACTTGAgaacaatgttattattaccaATAGGAAAGTTGACCAAAaatacagggaaaaaaagagcaaccGACATTATCCTTTAATCAGCCCAACAGTAGCCACAGTTCATCATTcaccagcaacagcagcacaaatccCACTAAAAGGTGGTTCAACATTGCACTGTGCTGAATTCTGTAATCACTGTGAAGCATGCTGCACTGCAGGGTAGACACACATTAAGTGTTCCTCTGTCTACATGAACGTCttgaacaaatgtatttttagattttgttttatgtgcattGCTGCTGTTACGAACGCGGTACAATGAACATCTAGGAGAACAGTTTGTTGGTGCCACTTAAACCAACCATCTTTACCCTTTAGCCTAATTTTACATGGTGCTCGCTGATATAAAGAtgtcttttattatttctgtcttcCGATGATTTCTCAGTCTCTCTACCTCCTCAGCAGACTACTGTATATGTTGTTAGTGACTCTTTGTAAATCGGTCCAAACAAAAAGTCCATGTTTTTTCTTACTATTTAATCATACTGATAATATTAATAAGACTATAATTGGACAGTCTAATTGCACTGACAATGTAACGGATCAATGaattcagctttttaaaactATGATTGTGCCTTAAAGATATCAGTAATTGGCTTACATCTTTATAAAATGATAAGTCTCCCTATAATTTTAGAAATCTTTTGTCCTTCGGGTCTTCCtatgtcatttttaatgaagTGATATTTGCCATCAGAGTCAGGTCACCAGGaccaaactgaaaatatgcatTTTGTTGTAACATATGGAGGAAAATCTGTTTTCTGGACCTGTGATTTATCAGATTTTGTAGTTTGCTAATTGTTTCTTAAGCACTTTTAGAGGTGTATTTTTCTAGGTTTTTGAGAGAAGTTTTCTGGTTGTGAGTATATATATGTCAAGACAGACTAGCATAAATATTAGTAGTGCAGTCTCATTGACAGAAAAAAGAATATTTAGACTGGCTTCTTctgcacaaataaaatgagGCTTTTAAGTACAAATCTAAACTAACTAAACTTGATTTCCGAACCCActacactgtatgttttgtattgtatgtgtttACGATCACAATAAAGTGATGAGACCTTGTCTGCTTTGTGCTcttatttgacattttactcCAAATCTCAgtttctacaaacaaaacaaacttgcTTTGTAGATGAAGATGAAATTGATGGTGAAAATTGTTGATTCTAGTGTGGAATCTCTTACCCAACTTgtattctttcttttaaaatccATTATAATTTCACATTATCATCATGAGACGAGTGGAATAGCTGCAGCTGTTGACGTTCTCTCTTTGATCTGAATGATTAATTGAGGAATTGTCTCACTGGGTGACATTGTGACCCATCATTCATAAGCCAAGGATGTGCGGTGAAATCACCGTTTCCACTCTTAAAAGGAAGTGAACATTGTTTTCAGCTCAGATGCCAGGACtcccgttttgtttttttaaatcaaacagacacagtaaCATCCCAAATAAAGGCCCGTGTGACTGAAGAGCCAACAATGGGTGGCATTGACGGCCTGAATAAGGATACGTCTGTGTGCTGATGTGCCACCCAGCTGTCCTCTCAGGTAGGGAGGGACAATGGTACCAGAGCCGCCTGTCCATGCAAAGCATGTGATGTGACGGAAGATATAAGAGGCTGGAAACTGACAACAACACCCCAAAATCTTCCACAACAAGACCAGCAGCCAAGATGAGATTTCTAGTGCCACTATTTGTTTTCCTCGCTGTGGCAGCGTTTCACTCTGGTAAGAAGAATAGTTATGTTTATGATTTTTAAAGGAATTAGAATATGACTATAATTCACACTAATGGAGGCTGGCAGGTCAAAATCTTGGGATGCATTTTTTTGGtcgtttgtttttatgtacatttgCTTGATAATGTGTATGAACACGG from Enoplosus armatus isolate fEnoArm2 chromosome 18, fEnoArm2.hap1, whole genome shotgun sequence carries:
- the pcyox1 gene encoding prenylcysteine oxidase 1 isoform X2, with product MPTMNPRTLSLRALLFLGLWHTGRRSLASAPERQDQPKKIAVVGAGIGGTAAAYYLRQEFGAGVKIDVFEPGTVGGRLATVKIGDYDYETGGSVIHPLNLHMKHFIEKLGIPPRKDLPSKMAIFDGKELTFEESDWFIVNFFRMLWRYGFNFLRMQMWVESVLDKFMRIYQYQQYSYSFSSVERLLHAMGGDNFLTLVNQTLEETMMGEGFSQIFLNDVVAPITRVNYGQSVRINGFVGAVSLAGADSGLWAVDGGNKRVCSGLLYHSKSDLIPARVTSVSVKVRPSKTGTTASFYEVNYVGESGSAHSLYDIVVIATPLHQGKSDITFSGFSPPIPSHYPGRYHQTVSTLVHGLLNMSYLGTTEPASEFTVSDVLTTDSKDSVINSLSSIDPVHIPQGYKRPPASQTKVWKVFSPQPLSQEQLQRMFLSSDSVSEARWLAYPSYRPPHRRTPPFILHNRLYYLNAVEWAASAMEMSAIAARNVALLAHHRWHGQVSKIDQEDLHTRLRGEL
- the pcyox1 gene encoding prenylcysteine oxidase 1 isoform X1; this encodes MPTMNPRTLSLRALLFLGLWHTGRRSLASAPERQDQPKKIAVVGAGIGGTAAAYYLRQEFGAGVKIDVFEPGTVGGRLATVKIGDYDYETGGSVIHPLNLHMKHFIEKLGIPPRKDLPSKMAIFDGKELTFEESDWFIVNFFRMLWRYGFNFLRMQMWVESVLDKFMRIYQYQQYSYSFSSVERLLHAMGGDNFLTLVNQTLEETMMGEGFSQIFLNDVVAPITRVNYGQSVRINGFVGAVSLAGADSGLWAVDGGNKRVCSGLLYHSKSDLIPARVTSVSVKVRPSKTGTFHIPSFGTTASFYEVNYVGESGSAHSLYDIVVIATPLHQGKSDITFSGFSPPIPSHYPGRYHQTVSTLVHGLLNMSYLGTTEPASEFTVSDVLTTDSKDSVINSLSSIDPVHIPQGYKRPPASQTKVWKVFSPQPLSQEQLQRMFLSSDSVSEARWLAYPSYRPPHRRTPPFILHNRLYYLNAVEWAASAMEMSAIAARNVALLAHHRWHGQVSKIDQEDLHTRLRGEL